From Symphalangus syndactylus isolate Jambi chromosome X, NHGRI_mSymSyn1-v2.1_pri, whole genome shotgun sequence, the proteins below share one genomic window:
- the RBM3 gene encoding RNA-binding protein 3 isoform X2 — MSSEEGKLFVGGLNFNTDEQALEDHFSSFGPISEVVVVKDRETQRSRGFGFITFTNPEHASVAMRAMNGESLDGRQIRVDHAGKSARGTRGGGFGAHGRGRSYSRGGGDQGYGSGRYYDSRPGGYGYGYGRSRDYSGRNQGGYDRYSGGNYRDNYDN, encoded by the exons ATGTCCTCTGAAGAAGGAAAGCTCTTCGTGGGAGGGCTCAACTTTAACACCGACGAGCAGGCACTGGAAGACCACTTCAGCAGTTTCGGACCTATCTCTGAGG TGGTCGTTGTCAAGGACCGGGAGACTCAGCGGTCCAGGGGTTTTGGTTTCATCACCTTCACCAACCCAGAGCATGCTTCAGTTGCCATGAGAGCCATGAACGGAGAG TCTCTGGATGGTCGTCAGATCCGTGTGGATCATGCAGGCAAGTCTGCTCGGGGAACCAGAGGAGGTGGCTTTGGGGCCCATGGGCGTGGtcgcagctactccagag GTGGTGGGGACCAGGGCTATGGGAGTGGCAGGTATTATGACAGTCGACCTGGAGGGTATGGATATGGATATGGACGTTCCAGAGACTATAGTGGCAG aaaccAGGGTGGTTATGACCGCTACTCAGGAGGAAATTACAGAGACAATTATGACAACTGA
- the RBM3 gene encoding RNA-binding protein 3 isoform X1 — MSSEEGKLFVGGLNFNTDEQALEDHFSSFGPISEVVVVKDRETQRSRGFGFITFTNPEHASVAMRAMNGESLDGRQIRVDHAGKSARGTRGGGFGAHGRGRSYSRGGGDQGYGSGRYYDSRPGGYGYGYGRSRDYSGRWVAKRLGCSAKNSAPGCSCIPHLAVTNVCLKRVGNLAF; from the exons ATGTCCTCTGAAGAAGGAAAGCTCTTCGTGGGAGGGCTCAACTTTAACACCGACGAGCAGGCACTGGAAGACCACTTCAGCAGTTTCGGACCTATCTCTGAGG TGGTCGTTGTCAAGGACCGGGAGACTCAGCGGTCCAGGGGTTTTGGTTTCATCACCTTCACCAACCCAGAGCATGCTTCAGTTGCCATGAGAGCCATGAACGGAGAG TCTCTGGATGGTCGTCAGATCCGTGTGGATCATGCAGGCAAGTCTGCTCGGGGAACCAGAGGAGGTGGCTTTGGGGCCCATGGGCGTGGtcgcagctactccagag GTGGTGGGGACCAGGGCTATGGGAGTGGCAGGTATTATGACAGTCGACCTGGAGGGTATGGATATGGATATGGACGTTCCAGAGACTATAGTGGCAGGTGGGTAGCCAAGAGGCTGGGATGTTCTGCTAAGAACTCAGCCCCTGGGTGTTCATGCATACCACACCTTGCTGTTACTAATGTGTGCCTAAAACGAGTAGGAAATTTAGCATTTTAA
- the WDR13 gene encoding WD repeat-containing protein 13 isoform X1 codes for MAAVWQQVLAVDARYNAYRTPTFPQFRTQYIRRRSQLLRENAKAGHPPALRRQYLRLRGQLLGQRYGPLSEPGSARAYSNSIVRSSRTTLDRMEDFEDDPRALGARGHRRSVSRGSYQLQAQMNRAVYEDRPPGSVVPTSAAEASRAMAGDTSLSENYAFAGMYHVFDQHVDEAVPRVRFANDDRHRLACCSLDGSISLCQLVPAPPTVLRVLRGHTRGVSDFAWSLSNDILVSTSLDATMRIWASEDGRCIREIPDPDGAELLCCTFQPVNNNLTVVGNAKHNVHVMNISTGKKVKGGSSKLTGRVLALSFDAPGRLLWAGDDRGSVFSFLFDMATGKLTKAKRLVVHEGSPVTSISARSWVSREARDPSLLINACLNKLLLYRVVDNEGTLQLKRSFPIEQSSHPVRSIFCPLMSFRQGACVVTGSEDMCVHFFDVERAAKAAVNKLQGHSAPVLDVSFNCDESLLASSDASGMVIVWRREQK; via the exons ATGGCCGCGGTGTGGCAGCAAGTCTTAGCAGTGGACGCGAG GTACAACGCGTACCGCACACCAACGTTTCCACAGTTTCGGACGCAGTATATCCGCCGGCGCAGCCAGCTGCTGAGGGAGAATGCCAAGGCTGGGCACCCCCCAGCGCTGCGTCGGCAGTACCTGAGGCTTCGGGGGCAGCTGCTGGGCCAGCGCTACGGGCCCCTCTCCGAGCCAGGCAGTGCTCGTGCCTATAGCAACAGCATCGTCCGCAGTAGCCGCACTACTCTTGACCGCATGGAG GACTTTGAGGATGATCCTCGGGCCCTGGGGGCCCGTGGGCACCGTCGTTCTGTCAGCAGAGGCTCCTACCAGCTGCAGGCACAGATGAACCGTGCCGTCTATGAGGACAG GCCCCCTGGCAGCGTGGTGCCCACATCAGCGGCAGAGGCAAGTCGGGCCATGGCCGGGGACACATCACTGAGCGAGAACTATGCCTTTGCGGGCATGTACCATGTTTTTGACCAGCACGTGGATGAGGCAG TCCCAAGGGTGCGCTTCGCCAATGATGACCGACACCGTCTGGCCTGCTGCTCACTCGACGGCAGCATCTCCCTGTGCCAACTGGTGCCTGCCCCACCCACAGTGCTTCGCGTGCTACGGGGCCACACCCGCGGTGTCTCCGACTTCGCCTGGTCACTCTCCAATGACATCCTCGTGTCCACCTCACTGGATGCCACCATGCGCATCTGGGCCTCTGAGGATGGCCGCTGCATCCGGGAGATCCCTGACCCCGATGGCGCTGAACTGCTCTGCTGCACCTTCCAGCCTGTCAACAACAACCTCACTGTG GTGGGGAACGCCAAGCACAACGTGCATGTCATGAACATCTCCACAGGCAAGAAAGTGAAGGGGGGCTCCAGCAAGCTGACGGGCCGTGTCCTTGCTCTGTCCTTTGATGCCCCTGGCCGGCTGCTCTGGGCAGGTGATGACCGTGGCAgtgtcttctctttcctctttgacATGGCCACAG GGAAGCTGACCAAAGCCAAGCGTTTGGTGGTGCATGAGGGGAGCCCTGTGACCAGCATCTCAGCCCGGTCCTGGGTCAGCCGCGAGGCCCGGGATCCCTCACTGCTCATCAATGCTTGCCTCAACAAGTTGCTGCTCTACAG GGTGGTAGACAACGAGGGGACCCTGCAGCTGAAGAGAAGCTTCCCCATTGAGCAGAGCTCACATCCTGTGCGCAGCATCTTCTGTCCCCTCATGTCCTTCCGCCAGGGGGCCTGCGTGG TGACGGGCAGTGAGGACATGTGCGTGCACTTCTTTGATGTGGAGCGGGCGGCCAAGGCTGCTGTCAACAAGCTGCAGGGCCACAGTGCACCTGTGCTTGATGTCAGCTTCAACTGCGACGAGAGCCTACTGGCCTCCAGTGACGCCAGCGGCATGGTCATCGTCTGGAGGCGGGAGCAGAAGTAG
- the WDR13 gene encoding WD repeat-containing protein 13 isoform X2, with protein sequence MEDFEDDPRALGARGHRRSVSRGSYQLQAQMNRAVYEDRPPGSVVPTSAAEASRAMAGDTSLSENYAFAGMYHVFDQHVDEAVPRVRFANDDRHRLACCSLDGSISLCQLVPAPPTVLRVLRGHTRGVSDFAWSLSNDILVSTSLDATMRIWASEDGRCIREIPDPDGAELLCCTFQPVNNNLTVVGNAKHNVHVMNISTGKKVKGGSSKLTGRVLALSFDAPGRLLWAGDDRGSVFSFLFDMATGKLTKAKRLVVHEGSPVTSISARSWVSREARDPSLLINACLNKLLLYRVVDNEGTLQLKRSFPIEQSSHPVRSIFCPLMSFRQGACVVTGSEDMCVHFFDVERAAKAAVNKLQGHSAPVLDVSFNCDESLLASSDASGMVIVWRREQK encoded by the exons ATGGAG GACTTTGAGGATGATCCTCGGGCCCTGGGGGCCCGTGGGCACCGTCGTTCTGTCAGCAGAGGCTCCTACCAGCTGCAGGCACAGATGAACCGTGCCGTCTATGAGGACAG GCCCCCTGGCAGCGTGGTGCCCACATCAGCGGCAGAGGCAAGTCGGGCCATGGCCGGGGACACATCACTGAGCGAGAACTATGCCTTTGCGGGCATGTACCATGTTTTTGACCAGCACGTGGATGAGGCAG TCCCAAGGGTGCGCTTCGCCAATGATGACCGACACCGTCTGGCCTGCTGCTCACTCGACGGCAGCATCTCCCTGTGCCAACTGGTGCCTGCCCCACCCACAGTGCTTCGCGTGCTACGGGGCCACACCCGCGGTGTCTCCGACTTCGCCTGGTCACTCTCCAATGACATCCTCGTGTCCACCTCACTGGATGCCACCATGCGCATCTGGGCCTCTGAGGATGGCCGCTGCATCCGGGAGATCCCTGACCCCGATGGCGCTGAACTGCTCTGCTGCACCTTCCAGCCTGTCAACAACAACCTCACTGTG GTGGGGAACGCCAAGCACAACGTGCATGTCATGAACATCTCCACAGGCAAGAAAGTGAAGGGGGGCTCCAGCAAGCTGACGGGCCGTGTCCTTGCTCTGTCCTTTGATGCCCCTGGCCGGCTGCTCTGGGCAGGTGATGACCGTGGCAgtgtcttctctttcctctttgacATGGCCACAG GGAAGCTGACCAAAGCCAAGCGTTTGGTGGTGCATGAGGGGAGCCCTGTGACCAGCATCTCAGCCCGGTCCTGGGTCAGCCGCGAGGCCCGGGATCCCTCACTGCTCATCAATGCTTGCCTCAACAAGTTGCTGCTCTACAG GGTGGTAGACAACGAGGGGACCCTGCAGCTGAAGAGAAGCTTCCCCATTGAGCAGAGCTCACATCCTGTGCGCAGCATCTTCTGTCCCCTCATGTCCTTCCGCCAGGGGGCCTGCGTGG TGACGGGCAGTGAGGACATGTGCGTGCACTTCTTTGATGTGGAGCGGGCGGCCAAGGCTGCTGTCAACAAGCTGCAGGGCCACAGTGCACCTGTGCTTGATGTCAGCTTCAACTGCGACGAGAGCCTACTGGCCTCCAGTGACGCCAGCGGCATGGTCATCGTCTGGAGGCGGGAGCAGAAGTAG